A single window of Rhodamnia argentea isolate NSW1041297 chromosome 5, ASM2092103v1, whole genome shotgun sequence DNA harbors:
- the LOC115725916 gene encoding polyol transporter 5-like: MPEENVQLMAILLHAIGLFASLMTGLLSNQFGRRPTILLVGILFFSVPFFMGFASVFLVSLGRMVAHVGVGCAQSIVPIYMAEISPAISRGFFTCLPDVFLNVGKVIGCICNFFISKTKFDGWRLMMFEGAISTVLITIAVLAMPESPRWLVLRGRLDDASHILIKTYKSKREADLRLADIKEAAGISRDCNEAVVNVQSPERTVWEDLLSDPSQPVHHMVVLACLIQVFRQACGIDIILLQMPQISEMVGITNPNMKLFLTVGVELVKTIFTVVASFLLDKLRLGRRRLLLISIAGMAVCLIPLGACVYYLDQIDNKDTWVGYLCIGWLFGYVASFAIGLGPVTSVYVSELFPMRLRAQGCAMALGVNQWTGVLMATASLFLHNTISLAWAMFFFAAVACGAWIVFYKIIRMPETRGLTLEEMGNIFGELYQRRSVAREAESGSSAAGQTEMTRRMVGRD, from the exons ATGCCTGAAGAGAATGTTCAGCTCATGGCCATCCTCCTCCATGCCATTGGACTATTTGCATCGTTGATGACCGGCCTGCTCTCTAATCAGTTCGGCCGCCGGCCGACAATACTTTTGGTGGGCATCCTGTTTTTTAGTGTCCCCTTCTTCATGGGCTTTGCTAGCGTCTTCTTGGTTTCGTTGGGCCGGATGGTCGCCCACGTCGGTGTTGGCTGCGCCCAATCAATCGTCCCGATCTACATGGCGGAAATTTCGCCAGCCATATCTCGTGGCTTCTTTACCTGCCTCCCCGAT GTGTTCCTCAATGTCGGCAAAGTTATTGGCTGCATCTGCAACTTCTTCATCTCCAAGACGAAATTTGACGGCTGGCGTCTGATGATGTTCGAGGGCGCAATCTCTACGGTCCTGATCACAATAGCAGTCCTAGCTATGCCGGAGTCGCCGCGATGGCTTGTCTTGAGGGGACGGTTGGATGATGCGAGTCACATCCTCATTAAGACCTACAAGTCCAAGAGGGAAGCTGATCTTCGACTGGCCGACATCAAGGAGGCGGCCGGAATATCTAGAGACTGTAACGAGGCTGTTGTCAATGTGCAAAGCCCCGAGAGGACCGTGTGGGAGGATCTTCTCAGCGACCCCTCCCAGCCCGTCCACCACATGGTGGTCCTCGCCTGCTTAATACAGGTCTTCCGACAGGCCTGTGGGATTGACATCATCCTCCTGCAAATGCCCCAAATTTCTGAGATGGTTGGAATCACTAACCCCAATATGAAGCTGTTCTTGACCGTTGGAGTGGAGCTCGTAAAGACTATATTCACCGTCGTCGCTTCTTTCCTCCTTGACAAGCTCAGGCTTGGGCGGCGACGGCTGCTTCTGATTAGCATTGCTGGGATGGCTGTCTGTCTCATACCCCTAGGAGCATGCGTCTACTACCTCGACCAAATCGACAACAAGGACACATGGGTGGGGTACTTATGCATCGGGTGGTTGTTCGGTTATGTGGCCTCGTTTGCAATTGGGTTGGGTCCGGTGACTTCTGTTTACGTATCAGAACTTTTCCCCATGAGGCTTCGCGCCCAGGGATGTGCTATGGCTCTCGGCGTCAACCAATGGACGGGTGTACTTATGGCAACGGCATCCTTATTCCTGCACAACACGATCAGCCTTGCTTGGGCCATGTTTTTCTTCGCAGCGGTGGCATGCGGTGCGTGGATAGTCTTCTACAAAATAATAAGAATGCCAGAGACGCGGGGACTGACATTGGAGGAAATGGGCAACATTTTTGGTGAGCTATACCAGCGGCGGTCTGTGGCGAGGGAGGCAGAGAGTGGAAGTTCTGCGGCGGGGCAGACGGAGATGACAAGAAGAATGGTGGGCCGTGATTGA